A window of the Acidobacteriota bacterium genome harbors these coding sequences:
- the ribH gene encoding 6,7-dimethyl-8-ribityllumazine synthase yields the protein MRQLAGRLDATGLTFGIVLSRFNSRITDLLLSGAVDGLLRHGAEESAITVVRVPGAFEMPTALRALAGGKNPPDALLALGALVRGQTPHFDYLAGTVTRALERLAAECGRPVANGLLTCDSFEQALDRAGGKVGNKGFEAATSAIEMARLLRDLK from the coding sequence ATGCGCCAGCTCGCCGGAAGACTCGACGCCACGGGACTGACCTTCGGCATCGTGCTTTCCCGATTCAACAGCCGGATCACGGACCTGTTGCTCTCCGGGGCCGTCGACGGCCTCCTCCGCCACGGCGCCGAGGAGAGCGCCATCACCGTTGTCCGGGTTCCAGGCGCCTTCGAAATGCCAACGGCCCTCCGGGCCCTGGCGGGCGGCAAGAACCCGCCGGACGCCTTGCTGGCCCTCGGTGCCCTGGTGCGCGGACAGACGCCCCACTTCGACTACCTGGCCGGTACGGTGACTCGCGCCCTCGAGCGCCTCGCCGCGGAATGCGGCAGGCCGGTGGCCAATGGCCTGCTGACCTGCGACAGCTTCGAGCAGGCCCTCGATCGCGCAGGAGGCAAGGTGGGCAACAAGGGCTTCGAGGCCGCCACCTCGGCCATCGAAATGGCCCGCCTGCTGCGGGACCTGAAATAA
- the guaA gene encoding glutamine-hydrolyzing GMP synthase, which produces MSQTHETIVIVDFGSQVTQLIARRVREAGVYAEIVSPAKAAARIDEAQVRGLILSGGPSSVYDEQAPDLPDAVFAASCPILGICYGMQLLVHRTGGRVESAAQREFGRAELEVCENSSLLEGWPETSVVWMSHGDSIVELPAGMRVIARTDSAPYAVVEDRARRRWGVQFHPEVRHTLFGGELLRNFALGICGCRGDWSMAAYEQEAIDEIRATVGPDEKVVCALSGGVDSSVMALLIHKAIGERLVAVFVDNGLLRKDEAEQVVHTFRDRYHLPVEAVDARARFLGTLEGVTDPEEKRRRIGHTFIDVFDEVASRIDARYLAQGTIYPDRIESASTGGPSATIKTHHNVGGLPERMKLSLIEPLRWLFKDEVRRLGEQLGLDPAFVRRHPFPGPGLAVRILGEITAGQIAILQEADAIFREELETSGWMQKTSQAFAVLLPVKTVGVMGDGRTYEQVVALRSVDTDDFMTADWSRLPHDFLARVAARIVGEVRGVNRVVYDITSKPPGTIEWL; this is translated from the coding sequence TTGAGCCAGACCCACGAGACGATCGTCATCGTCGATTTCGGCAGCCAGGTCACCCAACTCATCGCCCGCCGCGTGCGGGAAGCGGGGGTCTACGCGGAGATCGTCTCTCCGGCAAAGGCCGCCGCGCGCATCGACGAGGCGCAGGTCCGAGGCCTGATCCTCTCCGGGGGGCCATCGTCGGTCTACGACGAACAGGCTCCCGACCTGCCCGACGCGGTCTTCGCCGCCTCCTGCCCGATTCTCGGCATCTGCTATGGCATGCAGCTGCTGGTTCATCGCACGGGAGGCCGGGTGGAAAGCGCCGCCCAGCGCGAGTTCGGCCGTGCGGAACTGGAAGTCTGCGAAAACTCTTCACTGCTCGAGGGCTGGCCGGAAACATCCGTGGTGTGGATGAGTCACGGCGACAGCATCGTCGAGCTGCCGGCGGGCATGCGGGTGATCGCACGCACCGACAGCGCGCCCTACGCGGTGGTCGAAGACCGCGCCCGCCGGCGCTGGGGCGTGCAGTTTCATCCGGAGGTGCGGCACACCCTTTTCGGCGGCGAGCTGCTGCGCAACTTCGCACTCGGGATTTGCGGTTGTCGGGGTGACTGGTCGATGGCGGCCTACGAGCAGGAGGCCATCGACGAGATCCGCGCCACCGTCGGGCCCGACGAGAAGGTCGTCTGCGCCCTGTCCGGCGGTGTCGATTCCTCGGTGATGGCCTTGCTGATCCACAAGGCCATCGGCGAACGACTGGTGGCGGTCTTCGTCGACAACGGCCTGTTGCGCAAGGACGAAGCCGAGCAGGTGGTGCACACTTTCCGCGACCGCTATCACCTCCCCGTGGAAGCCGTCGATGCCCGTGCTCGCTTCCTCGGCACCCTGGAGGGGGTCACCGACCCCGAGGAGAAGCGCCGGCGCATCGGTCACACCTTCATCGATGTCTTCGACGAAGTGGCGAGCCGCATCGACGCCCGCTACCTGGCCCAGGGTACGATCTACCCCGATCGCATCGAGTCGGCCTCCACGGGAGGACCGTCCGCGACGATCAAGACCCACCACAACGTCGGCGGCCTGCCCGAGCGCATGAAACTCTCCCTGATCGAACCCCTGCGCTGGCTGTTCAAGGACGAGGTTCGCCGACTCGGCGAGCAACTCGGCCTGGATCCGGCCTTCGTCCGGCGCCACCCCTTCCCGGGCCCCGGCCTGGCGGTGCGCATTCTCGGCGAGATCACGGCCGGCCAGATCGCCATCCTCCAAGAAGCCGACGCCATCTTCCGCGAAGAGCTGGAAACCTCGGGCTGGATGCAAAAGACCTCCCAGGCCTTCGCCGTCCTGCTGCCGGTGAAAACCGTCGGCGTGATGGGCGACGGCCGGACCTACGAGCAGGTCGTCGCCCTGCGATCGGTGGACACCGACGATTTCATGACCGCCGACTGGTCGCGCCTGCCCCACGATTTCCTCGCCCGGGTCGCCGCCCGCATCGTCGGTGAGGTGCGGGGCGTCAACCGGGTGGTCTACGACATCACTTCCAAGCCCCCGGGAACCATCGAATGGCTCTGA
- the dnaE gene encoding DNA polymerase III subunit alpha, giving the protein MSSRPFVHLHNHTEFSLLDGAQKIPEMIRRAKTLGMSAVAMTDHGNLFGAVRFYKEARKEQLRPILGCEVYVAPRSRFDKHPGQGRGKPYYHLVLLAKNRQGFRNLVKLTSLGYLEGFYYRPRVDKELLRRHGEGLIALTACLAGEVPSLLRHDDIEAARQTVHEFQEIFGEDNLFLEMQDHGIEEQQKVNRGLVELSRETGVPLVVTNDCHFLERDDHGAHDVLICIGTGKKRSEESRMVYAADHYFKSTDEMAERFADFPEALANTAAIAERCEVELELGKLHLPRYPVPRGETLDSAFVRQTREGFARRRKKWEARAAEGRLRHSLEDYEQRLEREIATILEMGYAGYFLITGDFIQHARRQGIPVGPGRGSAAGSLVAYCLEITDIDPLEYDLLFERFLNPERVSMPDIDIDFCFRRRAEVIDYVTEKYGRENVAQIITFGTMAARAAIRDAGRVLDIPYGEVDRIAKLVPDELGTRLASAISDVPALAKLYREDPVIRELLDIAQRLEGLSRHASTHAAGVVITPEPVVEYAPLFRSNKDEITTQWAKDEVEAAGLLKMDFLGLKTLTLITDTLDSIRASGRQPPDLDALELDDPATYELFRAGDTTGVFQFESSGMRDILRRLGPEKFEDLIALNALYRPGPLGSGMIEDFIKRRHGKVEVSYPHPLTEEILSETYGVIVYQEQVMQIASKLAGYTLGGADLLRRAMGKKKKAEMDRQRELFVAGAAERGISSGDANSIFDLMAHFAGYGFNKSHSAAYALVAYRTAYLKAHFRVHFMAALLTSEKDHTDKLVQYVNDCRDMGLEILGPSVNTSGRYFEVEGEAIRFGLAAVKGIGEGAVDAILAARERVGRFESLDQFCSEVDRRALNRKVLEALVKAGSFDEFGERARLFAAIEGALERGARMAEDRSRGQAALFGGDSGAQPEAPPLPEVAPWSDRERLAGEKEALGFFLSGHPLDAHRERMREVTSHDIRSLVEGPVRIGGLITALRRRRTRAGEWMAVFTLEDTTGHVGCVVFPKLYKEIGERLEEEQAVVVKGRFDNADGDSRVFVENLVPLEQAPAVRIEGLTLRIDPERADKALLEKLAFLMASRPGPAPVYFELIRPGEYKVVLEVDEQRRVAAGRELLAELAEVLGPSAVRMGRPT; this is encoded by the coding sequence ATGAGCAGTCGCCCCTTCGTCCACCTCCACAACCACACCGAGTTCAGCCTCCTCGATGGCGCCCAGAAGATTCCGGAGATGATCCGGCGGGCCAAGACCCTGGGCATGTCCGCCGTGGCCATGACCGACCATGGCAACCTGTTCGGGGCGGTGCGCTTCTACAAGGAAGCCCGCAAGGAGCAATTGCGGCCGATCCTCGGCTGCGAGGTCTACGTCGCCCCCCGCAGCCGCTTCGACAAGCATCCCGGCCAGGGACGGGGCAAGCCCTACTACCACCTGGTGCTGCTGGCGAAAAACCGCCAGGGGTTTCGCAACCTGGTCAAGCTCACCAGCCTCGGTTACCTCGAAGGCTTCTACTATCGGCCGCGCGTCGACAAGGAACTGCTCCGTCGTCACGGCGAGGGCTTGATCGCCCTGACCGCCTGCCTGGCGGGCGAGGTGCCCAGCCTGCTGCGTCACGACGATATCGAGGCCGCCCGCCAGACCGTCCACGAGTTCCAGGAGATCTTCGGTGAAGACAACCTCTTCCTGGAAATGCAGGATCACGGCATCGAAGAGCAACAAAAGGTCAACCGCGGCCTGGTCGAGCTTTCACGGGAAACCGGTGTCCCCCTGGTGGTGACCAACGACTGCCACTTTCTCGAGCGCGACGATCACGGGGCCCACGACGTGTTGATCTGTATCGGCACGGGCAAGAAGCGCAGCGAAGAAAGCCGGATGGTCTATGCCGCCGACCACTACTTCAAATCCACCGACGAGATGGCCGAACGCTTCGCCGACTTTCCCGAAGCGCTGGCCAACACCGCGGCGATCGCCGAGCGCTGCGAAGTGGAACTGGAGCTGGGCAAGCTGCATCTTCCGCGCTACCCGGTGCCCCGGGGGGAGACCCTCGACTCGGCCTTCGTCCGGCAGACGCGCGAAGGCTTCGCCCGGCGACGGAAGAAATGGGAAGCCCGGGCCGCCGAGGGCCGGCTGCGACACAGCCTCGAAGACTACGAGCAACGCCTCGAGCGGGAGATCGCGACGATCCTCGAAATGGGCTATGCCGGCTACTTCCTGATTACCGGCGACTTCATCCAGCACGCACGCCGCCAGGGCATTCCCGTGGGCCCCGGCCGTGGATCGGCGGCAGGTTCGCTGGTGGCCTATTGCCTCGAGATCACCGATATCGATCCGCTGGAGTACGACCTGCTCTTCGAGCGTTTTCTCAATCCCGAGCGCGTCTCGATGCCGGATATCGACATCGACTTCTGTTTCCGGCGCCGCGCGGAGGTGATCGACTACGTCACCGAGAAGTACGGCCGGGAAAACGTGGCGCAGATCATCACTTTCGGAACAATGGCCGCCCGCGCCGCGATCCGCGACGCGGGCCGGGTGCTCGACATCCCTTATGGCGAAGTGGATCGCATCGCCAAGCTGGTGCCCGACGAGTTGGGTACACGCCTGGCCAGCGCCATCAGCGACGTTCCAGCCCTGGCCAAGCTCTACCGTGAAGACCCGGTCATCCGCGAGCTGCTCGACATCGCCCAGCGGCTCGAGGGCCTCTCACGCCACGCCAGTACCCACGCCGCCGGCGTCGTGATCACACCGGAACCGGTGGTCGAATACGCACCGCTGTTTCGCTCGAACAAGGACGAAATCACCACCCAGTGGGCCAAGGACGAGGTGGAAGCCGCCGGCCTGCTGAAGATGGACTTCCTCGGCCTCAAAACCCTGACCCTGATCACCGACACCCTCGATTCGATTCGTGCTTCCGGACGGCAGCCGCCGGACCTGGACGCACTGGAGCTGGACGACCCGGCCACCTACGAATTGTTCCGTGCCGGTGACACCACCGGCGTGTTCCAGTTCGAATCGTCGGGCATGCGGGACATTCTCCGGCGGCTGGGACCGGAAAAATTCGAAGACCTGATCGCGCTCAACGCGCTCTACCGGCCGGGCCCCCTGGGCTCGGGAATGATCGAAGATTTCATCAAACGCCGGCACGGCAAGGTGGAGGTGAGCTACCCGCATCCGTTGACCGAAGAAATCCTCTCCGAGACCTACGGGGTGATCGTCTATCAGGAACAAGTGATGCAGATCGCCTCCAAGCTGGCAGGCTACACCCTGGGCGGCGCCGACCTGCTGCGCCGCGCGATGGGCAAGAAGAAGAAGGCGGAGATGGACCGCCAGCGCGAACTCTTCGTCGCCGGCGCCGCCGAACGAGGCATCTCTTCCGGCGACGCCAACAGCATCTTCGACCTGATGGCCCACTTCGCCGGTTACGGCTTCAACAAGTCCCATTCGGCGGCCTACGCGCTGGTCGCCTACCGCACGGCCTATCTCAAGGCGCATTTCCGCGTGCATTTCATGGCCGCGCTGCTGACGTCGGAAAAGGACCACACCGACAAGCTGGTGCAGTACGTCAACGACTGCCGGGACATGGGCCTCGAAATCCTCGGCCCCTCGGTCAACACCTCCGGACGCTACTTCGAAGTGGAAGGCGAGGCGATCCGCTTCGGCCTGGCCGCGGTCAAGGGCATCGGCGAAGGGGCCGTCGACGCGATCCTGGCCGCCCGGGAGCGGGTGGGACGGTTCGAGAGCCTGGACCAGTTCTGCAGCGAGGTCGACCGCCGGGCGCTCAACCGCAAGGTTCTCGAAGCCCTGGTCAAGGCCGGCAGTTTCGACGAATTCGGCGAGCGGGCACGGCTCTTCGCCGCCATCGAAGGCGCCCTCGAACGAGGCGCGCGGATGGCCGAGGACCGTTCCCGCGGCCAGGCCGCCCTCTTCGGAGGCGACAGCGGCGCGCAGCCCGAGGCGCCGCCCCTTCCGGAAGTCGCCCCCTGGAGCGACCGTGAACGCCTCGCCGGCGAGAAGGAAGCTCTCGGTTTCTTTCTCTCTGGCCATCCCCTCGATGCCCATCGCGAGCGCATGCGGGAGGTGACGAGCCACGACATTCGAAGCCTGGTGGAGGGCCCGGTGCGCATCGGCGGATTGATCACGGCCCTGCGTCGCCGCCGGACGCGGGCGGGGGAATGGATGGCCGTCTTCACCCTCGAAGACACCACCGGACACGTGGGCTGCGTCGTCTTTCCGAAGCTCTACAAGGAGATCGGTGAACGGCTCGAGGAAGAACAGGCGGTCGTCGTCAAGGGACGCTTCGACAACGCCGACGGAGACAGTCGCGTCTTCGTCGAGAACCTGGTGCCCCTCGAACAGGCCCCTGCCGTACGCATCGAAGGCCTGACCCTCCGCATCGACCCGGAGCGCGCCGACAAGGCCCTGCTCGAGAAACTCGCCTTCCTGATGGCTTCCCGGCCGGGACCGGCTCCCGTGTACTTCGAGCTGATCCGCCCGGGGGAGTACAAGGTCGTGCTGGAAGTCGACGAGCAGCGCCGGGTCGCGGCAGGCCGTGAACTGCTGGCGGAACTCGCCGAGGTCCTCGGCCCGTCCGCCGTGCGCATGGGCCGGCCGACATGA
- the nusB gene encoding transcription antitermination factor NusB: MGARHEGREAALRMLYQADLSGDPTEAVIRAYLEGELSDTPPGGPSRRFAEHLFRGVRRRRDELDGLIRQGSAHWRIERMAAVDRNVIRLALFELLDEAETPAAVILDEAVELAKLYGGEESGAFVNGVLDGIRRRLETGEIKRGA, encoded by the coding sequence ATGGGAGCTCGACACGAGGGCCGGGAAGCCGCCCTGAGGATGCTCTACCAGGCCGACCTTTCCGGTGACCCCACCGAAGCGGTGATACGGGCCTACCTGGAAGGCGAACTCTCCGACACCCCGCCGGGAGGCCCCTCCCGACGCTTCGCCGAGCATCTTTTCCGGGGGGTGCGTCGCCGGCGCGACGAGCTCGACGGCCTGATCCGCCAGGGCTCCGCCCACTGGCGGATCGAACGCATGGCGGCGGTGGATCGCAACGTCATCCGCCTGGCCCTCTTCGAACTGCTCGACGAAGCCGAGACCCCCGCGGCGGTGATTCTCGACGAGGCGGTGGAGCTGGCCAAGCTCTACGGCGGCGAGGAATCGGGGGCCTTCGTCAACGGGGTCCTCGACGGTATCCGGCGCCGCCTCGAGACCGGAGAGATCAAGCGTGGTGCGTAG
- a CDS encoding LptE family protein: MVRSPLTIRPSRLVTGLCLALAAVGCGYHLAGRSTGASFIPPTVKTLGIPTFANTTDRPEIEQRITEALVDEFLRRSRLEAVPDARGADVLLEGEISSFKTDPVTFTESGRFDRVEVTITARVRLVQTSPEKVLWSQNHFVFREQYDVPETPLTEFDREIVAIEEISRGFARSVTTSILEGF, translated from the coding sequence GTGGTGCGTAGTCCTCTCACCATCCGCCCGAGCCGGCTCGTCACCGGACTCTGCCTGGCTCTGGCGGCCGTGGGGTGCGGCTACCATCTGGCGGGGCGCTCCACGGGAGCGTCGTTCATTCCCCCGACCGTGAAGACCCTGGGCATACCCACCTTCGCCAACACGACCGACCGTCCGGAGATCGAACAGCGGATCACCGAAGCGCTGGTCGACGAGTTCCTCCGACGCAGCCGGCTCGAGGCGGTACCCGATGCCCGGGGAGCCGACGTGCTGCTCGAGGGAGAGATCTCCTCGTTCAAGACCGACCCGGTGACCTTCACCGAAAGCGGTCGCTTCGACCGCGTCGAGGTGACCATCACGGCCCGGGTGCGACTGGTGCAGACCTCGCCGGAGAAGGTGCTCTGGAGCCAGAACCACTTCGTCTTCCGCGAACAGTACGACGTGCCCGAAACCCCCCTCACCGAGTTCGACCGGGAGATCGTCGCCATCGAAGAAATCTCCCGTGGATTCGCGCGTTCGGTGACCACGTCGATTCTCGAGGGATTCTGA
- the holA gene encoding DNA polymerase III subunit delta, translated as MARPPAALLRALEKEPWPSVILVAGEDGAARQAAIHLIEQHLPDETPAIDRFEDEPLARVLDTARTAPLLGGRRLVVVRLKPGLLDGEEGRQTLLDYLDSPAEHAVLVLDSPKIDKRLKWVKVVAKRGLVVECSKPREREMPGWIEGEAREVGVRLRGDAIQLLADCAGTDTGLARRELEKIALVATPGDPPLGAAEIEPLLSPGRTAGAFALEDALLAGRCQAALTCLHRHLEGSSAVAPLALLARLAGICRRLAVAAEVRARGGGEGEVQAALGCHPFVARKYSQAVDRRSIDADRALAACVAADGRLKSGGAAATALEAVVLATCSPPGGLVTRARRS; from the coding sequence ATGGCCCGTCCCCCCGCCGCGCTGCTGCGCGCCCTGGAGAAGGAACCCTGGCCGTCGGTGATCCTGGTGGCCGGGGAAGACGGTGCCGCCCGGCAGGCGGCGATTCACTTGATCGAACAGCATCTTCCGGACGAAACCCCGGCCATCGACCGCTTCGAAGACGAGCCCCTGGCCCGGGTCCTGGACACCGCCCGGACCGCCCCGCTGCTCGGCGGCAGGCGCCTGGTGGTGGTGCGCCTCAAACCGGGGCTGCTCGATGGTGAAGAAGGGCGCCAGACGCTGCTCGACTATCTCGACTCCCCGGCCGAGCACGCCGTCCTGGTGCTGGACTCCCCGAAGATCGACAAACGGCTCAAATGGGTCAAGGTCGTGGCCAAGCGGGGCCTGGTCGTGGAATGTTCCAAGCCCCGTGAGCGCGAGATGCCGGGCTGGATCGAGGGGGAGGCCCGGGAAGTGGGAGTGCGGCTACGAGGCGACGCGATCCAGCTCCTCGCCGACTGTGCCGGCACCGACACCGGCCTGGCCCGCCGCGAGCTGGAGAAGATCGCCCTGGTGGCCACACCCGGCGACCCGCCCCTCGGCGCGGCCGAAATCGAGCCCCTGCTCTCGCCGGGGCGGACCGCCGGCGCCTTCGCGCTGGAAGACGCCCTGCTGGCCGGCCGCTGCCAGGCCGCGCTGACCTGCCTGCACCGCCACCTCGAGGGCAGCTCGGCGGTGGCGCCGCTGGCGCTCCTCGCCCGGCTCGCCGGCATCTGCCGACGCCTGGCCGTGGCCGCGGAGGTCCGGGCCCGTGGGGGCGGGGAGGGGGAGGTCCAGGCCGCCCTCGGTTGCCACCCCTTCGTGGCCAGGAAATACAGCCAGGCGGTCGACCGCCGTTCCATCGACGCGGACCGGGCCCTGGCGGCCTGCGTGGCGGCCGACGGACGGCTCAAGTCGGGTGGCGCGGCGGCGACGGCCCTCGAGGCGGTGGTGCTCGCGACCTGTTCGCCACCGGGCGGCCTCGTCACTCGGGCCCGGAGAAGCTGA